One part of the Megachile rotundata isolate GNS110a chromosome 16, iyMegRotu1, whole genome shotgun sequence genome encodes these proteins:
- the LOC100880020 gene encoding E3 ubiquitin-protein ligase AMFR isoform X1 codes for MNYASKEDNFVSRLRQPYSNNRLKRLTKYHHKKQSRNKAKAKMPMEFLDRLPIPNLRVYTAISFAVLSCSVYYAAEIIKDPAWKSNHTYVETENESPAGDVESNPRNFVIHFKELLECMLDEPICIWTLINMAYCVLILLGKTIQKLVFGELRASERQHLKDKFWNFVFYKFIFVFGVLNVQYMDEVVLWWAWFTVLGFLSLLSQLCKDRFEYLSFSPTTPGWSHARLLGLLATILALSSFMLLLCTAAAFFFVSFNTFVFTAAECILLGVRTVHVMVRYIIHLYDTRGAGTSSQRSWDKRGPLTYYTDLAAELVVLAIDFFHHVHMLLWSNIFLSMASLVICMQLRYLFYEIQRKITKHRNYLAVLNHMEQNYPMATQEELADNSDNCAICWEKMETARKLPCGHLFHNSCLQSWLEQDTSCPTCRLALNMQPNHRESTQELPTEPQTPVRRNENHFFHFDGSRYVSWLPSFSVEVSHNRLRGNISTIAHNNSQMDTMIRQVQQLFPHFPRNLIVEDLRMTRSVEWTVENILDGVLISPHHLIEEPQSESVPQIHTNITEISASLNTASTPLPSDPRFDIPLADSGEEPSNIGGRFSKSSSEREQILQRRKAHMIFAARKRYFEKRRKKQETEKRVSDVTS; via the exons ATGAATTATGCTTCGAAAGAAGATAATTTCGTGAG CCGTCTCCGGCAACCATACTCTAATAATAGGTTGAAAAGGTTAACGAAATACCATCATAAGAAGCA GAGCAGGAACAAGGCCAAGGCAAAGATGCCGATGGAATTTTTGGATCGACTTCCAATCCCGAATCTTCGGGTTTACACGGCAATCAGTTTCGCCGTGCTTTCATGTTCGGTTTACTATGCGGCCGAAATCATCAAGGACCCAGCGTGGAAAAGTAATCACACGTATGTGGAGACCGAAAATGAATCGCCCGCGGGCGACGTCGAATCGAATCCAAGAAATTTCGTGATACATTTCAAGGAGCTACTCGAATGCATGCTCGACGAACCCATATGCATCTGG ACTCTGATCAACATGGCGTATTGCGTGTTGATCTTGCTAGGCAAAACGATCCAGAAGCTGGTGTTTGGAGAATTGCGTGCTTCCGAGAGACAGCATCTGAAggacaaattttggaatttcgtcttttacaaatttatctTCGTATTCGGTGTGCTGAACGTACAGTACATGGACGAGGTGGTTCTATGGTGGGCTTGGTTCACTGTGCTTGGCTTCCTAAGTCTGCTCAGCCAGCTTTGCAAGGATCGATTTGAATAC TTATCTTTCTCACCGACAACCCCTGGATGGAGTCATGCAAGACTTTTGGGACTTCTTGCTACAATTCTTGCGTTGTCCTCCTTTATGTTGCTACTGTGCACAGCTGCAGCATTCTTCTTCGTCTCATTCAATACTTTTGTCTTTACTGCAGCTGAG TGCATCCTGCTAGGTGTCAGAACAGTTCATGTCATGGTGAGATACATAATTCATTTGTATGACACTAGAGGAGCAGGTACTTCTTCACAACGTTCTTGGGATAAGAGAGGCCCTTTGACATACTATACAGACTTAGCTGCAGAGCTAGTAGTTCTTGCTATAGATTTCTTCCATCACGTTCATATGTTGCTTTGGAGTAACATCTTCTTAAGTATGGCCTCCCTTGTAATTTGTATGCAACTTAGGTACCTTTTCTACGAAATACAACGCAAAATTACGAAACACAGGAACTATCTAGCTGTGCTAAACCACATGGAACAAAA tTATCCAATGGCAACGCAAGAAGAGTTAGCAGATAATTCTGACAACTGCGCAATTTGTTGGGAGAAAATGGAAACTGCTCGAAAATTACCTTGTGGTCATCTATTCCACAATTCTTGTCTACAATCCTGGCTGGAGCAAGACACATCTTGCCCAACTTGTAGACTTGCTCTGAATATGCAACCGAATCACCGTGAGAGTACACAAGAGTTACCGACTGAACCACAAACACCAGTCAGGAGAAATGAAAACCATTTCTTTCATTTCGATGGTTCACGTTATGTTTCTTGGTTGCCGAGCTTTTCTGTCGAAGTCTCTCACAATAGGCTGCGCGGGAATATTTCTACCATTGCACATAACAACTCACAAATGGATACCATGATTAGAcag GTACAACAgttatttccacatttcccacgTAATCTAATCGTAGAAGACCTCAGGATGACAAGATCAGTAGAATGGACTGTTGAGAACATTCTTGATGGAGTGCTAATATCGCCTCATCATTTAATcgaagaaccacaatcagaatccGTCCCACAAATCCATACCAATATCACTGAGATTAGTGCATCTTTAAATACCGCCTCGACACCGCTACCATCGGATCCAAGATTCGACATTCCTCTTGCCGATAg cgGTGAAGAGCCTTCCAACATAGGAGGACGATTTTCAAAATCTTCATCTGAAAGAGAACAAATATTGCAGCGTCGCAAAGCACATATGATATTCGCTGCAAGGAAGAGATATTTTGAAAAACGTCGAAAAAAACAAGAAACCGAGAAACGCGTTTCTGATGTCACCTCTTAA
- the Dad1 gene encoding dolichyl-diphosphooligosaccharide--protein glycosyltransferase subunit, which yields MTALTVIGKFWQEYTKVTPKRLKIIDAYLLYVFLTGVIQFIYCCLVGTFPFNSFLSGFISCVSCFVLGVCLRLQVNPQNKNQFYGISPERGFADFIFAHVILHLVVMNFIG from the exons ATGACTGCATTAACGGTTATAGGAAAGTTTTGGCAAGAGTACACGAAAGTTACACCGAAGAGGCTTAAAATAATAGATGCTTATCTACTTTATGTGTTTCTCACCGGTGTTATACAATTCATATATTGTTGTCTTGTCGGCACGTTTCCTTTTAACAGTTTTCTTAGCGGATTTATTTCTTGTGTTTCGTGCTTCGTTCTTGGAg TTTGCTTGCGACTACAAGTGAACCCTCAAAACAAAAATCAGTTTTACGGAATAAGCCCTGAGAGAGGATTTGCAGATTTTATTTTTGCTCACGTGATACTACATCTTGTCGTAATGAACTTCATTGgttga
- the LOC105663777 gene encoding uncharacterized protein LOC105663777, producing the protein MRYSDILYSKFCTIIQKSTVKHYDKKMDNFLSNTPEILHFEKKFCEIIYEIQRCRRELDKLEKDHLLVREELCSKDALLQNERKTSNELRIRLKSAAETISSLEEEKMRDKIYYSNLSMNHDSLLKERDILSKEILSSQTEAAKSKIKIESLENTLQRETHRKEVLEKALIELKNDNEKIIASIDINITKLSKEQKYLTESAKVVIQLNKRLQTFGLCFHAIHEKNRNEIKDLQHKLAAFSMNDSMQSANHTKLHPELDNLCFKLKDTLMELKSRMQDSVTFEEKLNKFFEEFFCRYNNEY; encoded by the exons ATGCGCTATTCGGACAttctttattcaaaattttgtacgATCATACAAAAAAGTACTGTAAAACATTACGATAAAAAAATGGATAACTTTTTATCTAACACACCAGAGATACTTCACTTCGAGAAAAAGTTTTGCGAAATAATTTACGAGATTCAACGGTGCAGG AGAGAGTTAGATAAATTAGAGAAGGACCATTTGTTAGTACGCGAAGAGCTATGCTCGAAGGACGCACTTTTGCAGAATGAACGAAAAACATCGAACGAATTACGAATTCGATTGAAATCAGCAGCAGAGACGATCAGTTCTTTAGAAGAAGAGAAAATGcgtgataaaatttattattcgaaTCTGTCGATGAATCACGACAGCTTGCTGAAAGAACGTGACATTTTGTCTAAGGAAATTCTGTCAAGTCAAACGGAAGCTGCGAAGTCCAAAATTAAAATAGAGAGTTTAGAGAATACGCTTCAGCGGGAAACACATCGGAAAGAGGTGTTAGAAAAGGCGTTaatagaattgaagaatgaCAATGAAAAAATTATAGCAAGCATTgatat aaATATCACTAAACTTTCGAAAGAACAGAAATACTTGACAGAGAGTGCAAAGGTTGTAATTCAGTTAAATAAACGATTGCAAACGTTCGGTCTCTGCTTTCATGCGATTCATGAAAAAAACAGAAACGAGATAAAGGATTTACAGCATAAATTAGCAGCGTTTTCAATGAACGATTCAATGCAATCAGCTAATCACACCAAATTACATCCAGAATTAGATAATTTATGCTTCAAG TTGAAAGATACATTGATGGAGCTAAAATCAAGAATGCAGGATTCCGTAACatttgaagaaaaattgaacaagttctttgaagaatttttttgcAGATACAACAACGAATATTAA
- the LOC100880020 gene encoding E3 ubiquitin-protein ligase AMFR isoform X2 has product MPMEFLDRLPIPNLRVYTAISFAVLSCSVYYAAEIIKDPAWKSNHTYVETENESPAGDVESNPRNFVIHFKELLECMLDEPICIWTLINMAYCVLILLGKTIQKLVFGELRASERQHLKDKFWNFVFYKFIFVFGVLNVQYMDEVVLWWAWFTVLGFLSLLSQLCKDRFEYLSFSPTTPGWSHARLLGLLATILALSSFMLLLCTAAAFFFVSFNTFVFTAAECILLGVRTVHVMVRYIIHLYDTRGAGTSSQRSWDKRGPLTYYTDLAAELVVLAIDFFHHVHMLLWSNIFLSMASLVICMQLRYLFYEIQRKITKHRNYLAVLNHMEQNYPMATQEELADNSDNCAICWEKMETARKLPCGHLFHNSCLQSWLEQDTSCPTCRLALNMQPNHRESTQELPTEPQTPVRRNENHFFHFDGSRYVSWLPSFSVEVSHNRLRGNISTIAHNNSQMDTMIRQVQQLFPHFPRNLIVEDLRMTRSVEWTVENILDGVLISPHHLIEEPQSESVPQIHTNITEISASLNTASTPLPSDPRFDIPLADSGEEPSNIGGRFSKSSSEREQILQRRKAHMIFAARKRYFEKRRKKQETEKRVSDVTS; this is encoded by the exons ATGCCGATGGAATTTTTGGATCGACTTCCAATCCCGAATCTTCGGGTTTACACGGCAATCAGTTTCGCCGTGCTTTCATGTTCGGTTTACTATGCGGCCGAAATCATCAAGGACCCAGCGTGGAAAAGTAATCACACGTATGTGGAGACCGAAAATGAATCGCCCGCGGGCGACGTCGAATCGAATCCAAGAAATTTCGTGATACATTTCAAGGAGCTACTCGAATGCATGCTCGACGAACCCATATGCATCTGG ACTCTGATCAACATGGCGTATTGCGTGTTGATCTTGCTAGGCAAAACGATCCAGAAGCTGGTGTTTGGAGAATTGCGTGCTTCCGAGAGACAGCATCTGAAggacaaattttggaatttcgtcttttacaaatttatctTCGTATTCGGTGTGCTGAACGTACAGTACATGGACGAGGTGGTTCTATGGTGGGCTTGGTTCACTGTGCTTGGCTTCCTAAGTCTGCTCAGCCAGCTTTGCAAGGATCGATTTGAATAC TTATCTTTCTCACCGACAACCCCTGGATGGAGTCATGCAAGACTTTTGGGACTTCTTGCTACAATTCTTGCGTTGTCCTCCTTTATGTTGCTACTGTGCACAGCTGCAGCATTCTTCTTCGTCTCATTCAATACTTTTGTCTTTACTGCAGCTGAG TGCATCCTGCTAGGTGTCAGAACAGTTCATGTCATGGTGAGATACATAATTCATTTGTATGACACTAGAGGAGCAGGTACTTCTTCACAACGTTCTTGGGATAAGAGAGGCCCTTTGACATACTATACAGACTTAGCTGCAGAGCTAGTAGTTCTTGCTATAGATTTCTTCCATCACGTTCATATGTTGCTTTGGAGTAACATCTTCTTAAGTATGGCCTCCCTTGTAATTTGTATGCAACTTAGGTACCTTTTCTACGAAATACAACGCAAAATTACGAAACACAGGAACTATCTAGCTGTGCTAAACCACATGGAACAAAA tTATCCAATGGCAACGCAAGAAGAGTTAGCAGATAATTCTGACAACTGCGCAATTTGTTGGGAGAAAATGGAAACTGCTCGAAAATTACCTTGTGGTCATCTATTCCACAATTCTTGTCTACAATCCTGGCTGGAGCAAGACACATCTTGCCCAACTTGTAGACTTGCTCTGAATATGCAACCGAATCACCGTGAGAGTACACAAGAGTTACCGACTGAACCACAAACACCAGTCAGGAGAAATGAAAACCATTTCTTTCATTTCGATGGTTCACGTTATGTTTCTTGGTTGCCGAGCTTTTCTGTCGAAGTCTCTCACAATAGGCTGCGCGGGAATATTTCTACCATTGCACATAACAACTCACAAATGGATACCATGATTAGAcag GTACAACAgttatttccacatttcccacgTAATCTAATCGTAGAAGACCTCAGGATGACAAGATCAGTAGAATGGACTGTTGAGAACATTCTTGATGGAGTGCTAATATCGCCTCATCATTTAATcgaagaaccacaatcagaatccGTCCCACAAATCCATACCAATATCACTGAGATTAGTGCATCTTTAAATACCGCCTCGACACCGCTACCATCGGATCCAAGATTCGACATTCCTCTTGCCGATAg cgGTGAAGAGCCTTCCAACATAGGAGGACGATTTTCAAAATCTTCATCTGAAAGAGAACAAATATTGCAGCGTCGCAAAGCACATATGATATTCGCTGCAAGGAAGAGATATTTTGAAAAACGTCGAAAAAAACAAGAAACCGAGAAACGCGTTTCTGATGTCACCTCTTAA
- the cbc gene encoding protein CLP1 homolog, with protein MTDEKTQTQEFKLDPDCELRFEVETKNEKVTVELKTGLAEVFGTELVKGKKYEFSAGAKVAVFTWQGCTVELVGKTDVSYVAKETPMGLYLNCHAAMERLRETAEKDDTRGPITMVVGPCDVGKSTLCRLLLNYAVRMGRRPIFVDLDVGQGHIAIPGTVGALLVERPSNIVEGFSQQAPLVFHFGHKSPQANVALYNLLVTRLAEVCSDRLQANKKARVSGIVINTCGWVKGDGYKLLTHAAQAFEVDAILVLDQERLYNELVRDMPDFVKVVFLPKSGGVVERSQAQRVEARDQGVREYFYGSRTPLYPHSFEVKWSEARLYKIGAPVLPASCMPLGMKAEDNLTKLVAVTPGPNLLHHLLSVSFADSPEDDVVQTNVAGFVCVTNVDVERQTFTVLSPQPRPLPNTVLLLSDIQFMDSH; from the exons atGACAGACGAGAAAACACAAACGCAAGAGTTTAAATTAGATCCAGATTGTGAATTAAGATTCGAAgttgaaacaaaaaatgaaaaggTTACAGTTGAG TTGAAAACTGGTTTAGCAGAAGTATTTGGCACTGAATTAGTAAAAGGAAAGAAATATGAATTTAGCGCTGGAGCTAAGGTTGCAGTCTTTACTTGGCAGGGTTGTACGGTAGAGTTGGTTGGAAAAACAGATGTTAGTTATGTAGCCAAAGAGACTCCAATGGGTCTTTACTTAAATTGTCATGCAGCAATGGAAAGACTTAGAGAAACTGCAGAGAAAGATGATACCAGGGGTCCAATAACTATGGTTGTAGGTCCTTGTGATGTTGGAAAATCTACACTTTGTAGGTTATTATTGAACTATGCAGTTAGAATGGGTCGCAGGCCcatatttgtagatttagatGTTGGCCAAGGACATATAGCGATACCTGGTACTGTTGGAGCATTATTAGTGGAACGTCCATCTAATATAGTTGAAGGTTTCAGTCAACAAGCACCATTAGTCTTTCACTTTGGACATAAATCTCCACAGGCTAATGTTGCTCTTTATAATCTCCTTGTGACACGCCTTGCAGAGGTCTGTTCTGATAGACTTCAAGCTAATAAGAAAGCCAGAGTTTCAGGAATTGTAATAAACACTTGTGGTTGGGTCAAAGGAGATGGTTACAAATTATTGACTCATGCTGCTCAAGCTTTTGAAGTAGATGCTATTTTAGTATTAGATCAAGAAAGACTTTATAATGAACTTGTTCGAGATATGCCAGACTTTGTTAAAGTTGTTTTTCTACCAAAAAGTGGTGGAGTTGTAGAAAGGAGTCAAGCACAGAGAGTAGAAGCTAGAGATCAAGGTGTTAGGGAATATTTTTATGGATCCAGAACACCATTATATCCTCATAGTTTTGAAGTGAAATGGAGTGAAGCTAGATTGTATAAAATTGGTGCTCCAGTATTACCCGCATCCTGTATGCCACTTGGAATGAAAGCAGAagataatttaacaaaactGGTAGCTGTTACACCGGGACCAAATCTTTTGCATCATTTACTGTCAGTCTCATTTGCTGATTCACCAGAAGATGATGTAGTACAAACTAATGTGGCTGGATTTGTTTGCgt aaCCAATGTTGATGTAGAGAGACAAACATTTACAGTGCTAAGTCCGCAACCTAGGCCACTGCCAAATACAGTTTTATTACTTTCAGATATTCAATTTATGGatagtcattaa
- the LOC100880020 gene encoding E3 ubiquitin-protein ligase AMFR isoform X3, with protein sequence MLDSLNKFHLFHWTLINMAYCVLILLGKTIQKLVFGELRASERQHLKDKFWNFVFYKFIFVFGVLNVQYMDEVVLWWAWFTVLGFLSLLSQLCKDRFEYLSFSPTTPGWSHARLLGLLATILALSSFMLLLCTAAAFFFVSFNTFVFTAAECILLGVRTVHVMVRYIIHLYDTRGAGTSSQRSWDKRGPLTYYTDLAAELVVLAIDFFHHVHMLLWSNIFLSMASLVICMQLRYLFYEIQRKITKHRNYLAVLNHMEQNYPMATQEELADNSDNCAICWEKMETARKLPCGHLFHNSCLQSWLEQDTSCPTCRLALNMQPNHRESTQELPTEPQTPVRRNENHFFHFDGSRYVSWLPSFSVEVSHNRLRGNISTIAHNNSQMDTMIRQVQQLFPHFPRNLIVEDLRMTRSVEWTVENILDGVLISPHHLIEEPQSESVPQIHTNITEISASLNTASTPLPSDPRFDIPLADSGEEPSNIGGRFSKSSSEREQILQRRKAHMIFAARKRYFEKRRKKQETEKRVSDVTS encoded by the exons ATGCTTGACTCTTtgaataaattccatttgtttCATTGG ACTCTGATCAACATGGCGTATTGCGTGTTGATCTTGCTAGGCAAAACGATCCAGAAGCTGGTGTTTGGAGAATTGCGTGCTTCCGAGAGACAGCATCTGAAggacaaattttggaatttcgtcttttacaaatttatctTCGTATTCGGTGTGCTGAACGTACAGTACATGGACGAGGTGGTTCTATGGTGGGCTTGGTTCACTGTGCTTGGCTTCCTAAGTCTGCTCAGCCAGCTTTGCAAGGATCGATTTGAATAC TTATCTTTCTCACCGACAACCCCTGGATGGAGTCATGCAAGACTTTTGGGACTTCTTGCTACAATTCTTGCGTTGTCCTCCTTTATGTTGCTACTGTGCACAGCTGCAGCATTCTTCTTCGTCTCATTCAATACTTTTGTCTTTACTGCAGCTGAG TGCATCCTGCTAGGTGTCAGAACAGTTCATGTCATGGTGAGATACATAATTCATTTGTATGACACTAGAGGAGCAGGTACTTCTTCACAACGTTCTTGGGATAAGAGAGGCCCTTTGACATACTATACAGACTTAGCTGCAGAGCTAGTAGTTCTTGCTATAGATTTCTTCCATCACGTTCATATGTTGCTTTGGAGTAACATCTTCTTAAGTATGGCCTCCCTTGTAATTTGTATGCAACTTAGGTACCTTTTCTACGAAATACAACGCAAAATTACGAAACACAGGAACTATCTAGCTGTGCTAAACCACATGGAACAAAA tTATCCAATGGCAACGCAAGAAGAGTTAGCAGATAATTCTGACAACTGCGCAATTTGTTGGGAGAAAATGGAAACTGCTCGAAAATTACCTTGTGGTCATCTATTCCACAATTCTTGTCTACAATCCTGGCTGGAGCAAGACACATCTTGCCCAACTTGTAGACTTGCTCTGAATATGCAACCGAATCACCGTGAGAGTACACAAGAGTTACCGACTGAACCACAAACACCAGTCAGGAGAAATGAAAACCATTTCTTTCATTTCGATGGTTCACGTTATGTTTCTTGGTTGCCGAGCTTTTCTGTCGAAGTCTCTCACAATAGGCTGCGCGGGAATATTTCTACCATTGCACATAACAACTCACAAATGGATACCATGATTAGAcag GTACAACAgttatttccacatttcccacgTAATCTAATCGTAGAAGACCTCAGGATGACAAGATCAGTAGAATGGACTGTTGAGAACATTCTTGATGGAGTGCTAATATCGCCTCATCATTTAATcgaagaaccacaatcagaatccGTCCCACAAATCCATACCAATATCACTGAGATTAGTGCATCTTTAAATACCGCCTCGACACCGCTACCATCGGATCCAAGATTCGACATTCCTCTTGCCGATAg cgGTGAAGAGCCTTCCAACATAGGAGGACGATTTTCAAAATCTTCATCTGAAAGAGAACAAATATTGCAGCGTCGCAAAGCACATATGATATTCGCTGCAAGGAAGAGATATTTTGAAAAACGTCGAAAAAAACAAGAAACCGAGAAACGCGTTTCTGATGTCACCTCTTAA